One window of Corynebacterium doosanense CAU 212 = DSM 45436 genomic DNA carries:
- the arsB gene encoding ACR3 family arsenite efflux transporter produces the protein MSTTAPARLSLLDRLLPAWILLAMAVGLLLSRLAPGVGDLLASLQVGGISLPIALGLLVMMYPPLAKVRYDRAGEITADRRLMAVSLVLNWLVGPAIMFALAWIFLPDQPELRTGLIIVGLARCIAMVLIWSDLSCGDREATAILVAINSIFQVLMFGVLGWFYLQILPGWLGLSTTAAEFSFVSIVVSVLVFLGIPLAAGVLSRLVGERVRGRRWYEDTFLPAISPLALVGLLFTIVLLFTLQGEYVAADPWAVARLALPLLIYFVGMFAVALLASRAVGLNYARSASVAFTAAGNNFELAIAVCIGTFGATSGQALAGTIGPLIEVPVLVALVYVLQWLGPKMFPHDSTLPTRKETTP, from the coding sequence ATGTCCACCACCGCTCCCGCCCGACTTTCCCTCCTGGACAGGCTGCTACCCGCCTGGATCCTGCTGGCCATGGCCGTGGGACTGCTGCTCAGCCGCCTGGCCCCGGGCGTCGGCGACCTGCTGGCCTCCCTGCAGGTGGGCGGTATCTCGCTGCCCATCGCCCTCGGGCTGCTGGTGATGATGTACCCGCCTCTGGCGAAGGTCCGCTACGACCGGGCCGGGGAGATCACGGCGGACCGTCGCCTGATGGCCGTCTCCCTGGTGCTCAACTGGCTCGTCGGCCCCGCGATAATGTTCGCTCTGGCCTGGATCTTTCTTCCGGACCAGCCCGAGCTCCGCACGGGCTTGATCATCGTCGGCCTGGCCCGGTGCATCGCCATGGTGCTCATCTGGTCCGACCTCTCCTGCGGGGACCGGGAGGCCACCGCCATCCTGGTGGCCATCAACTCCATTTTCCAGGTGCTCATGTTCGGCGTGCTCGGGTGGTTCTACCTGCAGATTCTGCCCGGCTGGCTGGGGCTGTCGACCACGGCGGCAGAGTTCTCCTTCGTCTCCATCGTCGTCTCGGTGCTGGTCTTCCTCGGCATCCCGCTGGCAGCCGGGGTGCTGTCCCGGCTCGTGGGGGAGCGTGTCAGGGGACGCCGCTGGTACGAGGACACGTTCCTCCCGGCGATCTCCCCGCTGGCGCTGGTGGGGCTGCTGTTCACCATCGTTCTGCTCTTCACCCTCCAGGGGGAATACGTCGCCGCGGACCCGTGGGCGGTCGCCCGGCTAGCTCTGCCCCTGCTGATCTACTTCGTGGGCATGTTCGCCGTGGCGCTGCTGGCGTCCCGGGCGGTGGGACTGAACTATGCCCGCTCCGCCTCGGTGGCCTTCACCGCCGCCGGCAACAACTTCGAGCTCGCCATCGCGGTGTGCATCGGTACCTTCGGTGCCACGTCCGGCCAGGCCTTGGCCGGCACGATCGGCCCGTTGATCGAGGTTCCCGTCCTCGTCGCCCTGGTGTATGTGCTCCAGTGGCTGGGCCCGAAGATGTTCCCCCACGACTCCACCCTTCCGACCAGGAAAGAGACCACCCCATGA
- a CDS encoding ArsR/SmtB family transcription factor, translating to MTILPDPSPLAATCCSLGSGPLDEQESARYAALFKVLSDPARLQLLSQLTAAGCEPASVTELAASSDLSQPTVSHHLKKLTEAGLLTKVRRGRTITHQVRPEVFAELRRVLQMD from the coding sequence ATGACGATCCTCCCCGATCCCTCTCCCCTGGCAGCAACGTGCTGCTCGCTCGGCTCGGGCCCTCTCGACGAGCAGGAGTCAGCCCGCTACGCGGCGCTGTTCAAGGTCCTCTCGGACCCCGCCCGCCTGCAGCTGCTCTCCCAGCTCACCGCCGCGGGTTGCGAGCCCGCCAGCGTCACCGAGCTGGCTGCGTCCTCCGACCTGAGCCAGCCGACGGTCTCCCATCATCTGAAAAAACTCACCGAGGCCGGCCTGCTCACCAAGGTGCGCCGTGGCCGAACGATCACCCACCAGGTACGCCCCGAGGTCTTCGCCGAACTCCGCCGCGTCCTGCAGATGGATTAG
- a CDS encoding YbjN domain-containing protein, with product MTVHNVSDALIARALDAEGWDYGHTPDGQITTTFDAASFVVAVEGAEEEILVVTGLIDASFTDTAALDDVLDEWHRSRPWPKAWRDGDRVATEVAGYFPAGLSLEQARTQLRCAVGSTAALAGRLVGELGS from the coding sequence ATGACCGTGCACAACGTCAGTGACGCGCTCATCGCCCGGGCGCTCGACGCCGAGGGATGGGATTACGGCCACACCCCGGACGGGCAGATCACCACTACCTTCGACGCGGCCTCGTTCGTGGTGGCCGTGGAGGGCGCGGAGGAGGAGATCCTCGTGGTCACCGGGCTTATCGACGCCTCCTTCACCGACACCGCAGCCCTGGACGATGTGCTGGACGAGTGGCACCGCAGCAGACCCTGGCCCAAGGCCTGGCGCGACGGCGACCGGGTGGCCACCGAGGTGGCCGGCTATTTCCCCGCCGGGCTTTCGCTGGAGCAGGCGCGCACTCAGCTGCGCTGCGCGGTGGGTTCGACCGCGGCGCTGGCCGGGCGGCTAGTGGGGGAGCTGGGAAGCTAA
- a CDS encoding YbjN domain-containing protein encodes MQVPEESDTPPLSVQRVRRVLSARQIEYLTAESGDTGVEFDEVTCWISVGADVLTIRADWPGTLPIERLEDVRTLLRRWHAEHYWPTASFGVRDDGSVTVSAQCAYDFESGAADRQIDSAAAMSCAKINELFREVSGL; translated from the coding sequence GTGCAGGTCCCCGAGGAATCCGACACCCCGCCGCTGAGCGTGCAGCGCGTGCGCCGGGTCCTGTCGGCGCGGCAGATCGAGTACCTCACCGCCGAATCCGGCGACACCGGCGTCGAATTCGACGAGGTCACGTGCTGGATCAGCGTCGGTGCGGACGTGCTCACCATCCGAGCCGACTGGCCGGGAACGCTCCCGATCGAACGCCTCGAGGACGTCCGCACGCTGCTGCGTCGCTGGCACGCGGAGCACTACTGGCCCACCGCCTCGTTCGGCGTGCGTGACGACGGCTCCGTCACCGTCTCCGCGCAGTGCGCCTACGACTTCGAATCCGGCGCCGCCGACCGGCAGATCGATTCCGCCGCGGCCATGTCCTGCGCCAAGATCAACGAGCTGTTCAGGGAGGTCAGCGGTCTATGA
- the purT gene encoding formate-dependent phosphoribosylglycinamide formyltransferase, which translates to MTFPLAPTDRIGTPMSGNATTVLLLGSGEIGKELTIAFQRLGLEVHAVDRKSDGPAHQVAQYQYVADVSDPEQVRSLVRRVRPDFVVPEIEGTAVEVLREIEEAGSAVVVPTARACELTAGRESLRITAAEELGLPTTAYEVVTTLEEFAAAFEELGFPCVAKPAESSGGRRHVRVDSAEQIERAWRSVREPGAEDSVIVERFVDFDDEITILAVRSVDPATGELATWFCEPIGHRHEDGVLAESWQPLHLSEAARDNARSVAARISNALGGRGVYGVEMFVAGDDVYFSSVSSRPHDTGTVTLATQRFSQFDLHARAILGLPIDVTLTSPGAAANLVAEKSSRIVSYSGFAECLAVPETDVRIYGKPTAHAGRQMGVVLTTAETVEQARENAREAASHLTVETR; encoded by the coding sequence ATGACCTTCCCCCTCGCGCCGACCGACCGGATCGGCACCCCCATGTCCGGCAACGCCACCACCGTTCTCCTGCTGGGTTCCGGTGAGATCGGCAAGGAACTGACCATCGCGTTCCAGCGCCTCGGCCTGGAGGTCCACGCCGTGGACCGCAAGTCCGACGGGCCGGCGCACCAGGTGGCCCAGTACCAGTACGTCGCCGACGTCTCGGATCCGGAGCAGGTGCGCAGCCTCGTGCGCCGCGTGCGCCCGGACTTCGTCGTCCCCGAGATCGAGGGCACCGCGGTGGAGGTGCTCCGGGAGATCGAGGAGGCCGGCTCCGCGGTCGTCGTCCCCACCGCACGCGCCTGCGAGCTGACCGCCGGCCGCGAGAGCCTGCGGATCACGGCGGCGGAAGAGCTGGGCTTGCCGACGACCGCCTATGAAGTGGTCACCACCCTGGAAGAGTTCGCGGCCGCTTTCGAGGAACTTGGTTTCCCGTGCGTCGCAAAGCCCGCCGAATCTTCCGGGGGACGCCGCCACGTGCGGGTGGACTCCGCGGAGCAGATCGAACGTGCGTGGCGCAGCGTGCGCGAGCCGGGTGCGGAGGACTCGGTCATCGTCGAGCGTTTTGTGGACTTCGACGACGAGATCACCATCCTCGCCGTGCGCTCCGTCGACCCCGCCACCGGCGAGCTGGCCACGTGGTTCTGCGAGCCCATCGGGCACCGCCACGAGGACGGGGTGCTGGCCGAATCCTGGCAGCCGCTGCACCTGAGCGAGGCGGCCCGGGACAACGCCCGCTCGGTGGCCGCGCGCATCTCCAACGCGCTCGGCGGGCGCGGCGTGTATGGGGTGGAGATGTTTGTCGCCGGCGACGACGTCTACTTCTCCTCCGTCTCCTCCCGCCCGCACGACACCGGCACCGTCACCCTGGCCACCCAGCGGTTCTCCCAGTTCGATCTGCACGCGCGGGCCATTCTGGGCCTGCCCATCGACGTCACGCTCACCAGCCCGGGCGCGGCGGCGAACCTGGTGGCGGAGAAGTCCTCGCGCATCGTCTCCTACTCGGGATTCGCCGAGTGCCTCGCCGTGCCGGAGACGGACGTGCGCATCTACGGCAAACCCACCGCGCACGCGGGCCGACAGATGGGCGTGGTCCTGACCACCGCAGAGACCGTCGAGCAGGCGCGCGAGAATGCCCGGGAGGCCGCGTCGCACCTCACCGTGGAGACCCGTTAG
- a CDS encoding adenylosuccinate synthase produces MAAIVIVGAQWGDEGKGKATDILGGRVDFVVKPNGGNNAGHTVVVGGEKYELKLLPAGILSENAVPVLGNGVVINLEALFEEIDGLEARGSNASERLKISANAHLVAPYHQVLDRVQERFLGKRAIGTTGRGIGPAYSDKVARMGIRVQDIFDESILRQKIASALDVKNQMLVKMYNRKAIDVEEIVEYFLGYRERLAPMVVDAESMLNQGLDDGKHVLMEGGQATMLDVDHGTYPFVTSSNPTAGGACVGSGVGPTRITSSLGIVKAYTTRVGAGPFPTELFDKWGEYLQEVGGEVGVNTGRKRRCGWYDSVIARYASRVNGFTDLFLTKLDVLTGIGEIPICVAYDVDGTRHDEMPPTQSDFHHATPIFETMPAWDEDITGCTTFEELPEKAQAYVLRLEELSGCRISYIGVGPGRDQTIIRHDVLENA; encoded by the coding sequence ATGGCAGCAATCGTGATCGTCGGCGCCCAGTGGGGCGACGAAGGCAAGGGCAAAGCGACGGACATCCTCGGTGGTCGCGTCGACTTCGTGGTCAAACCCAACGGTGGAAACAACGCCGGCCACACCGTCGTGGTCGGGGGCGAGAAATACGAGCTGAAGCTCCTGCCCGCGGGCATCCTCTCCGAGAATGCCGTGCCCGTGCTGGGCAACGGCGTGGTCATCAACCTGGAGGCGCTGTTCGAGGAGATCGACGGGCTGGAGGCCCGCGGCTCCAACGCCTCCGAGCGGCTGAAGATCTCGGCCAACGCCCACCTCGTGGCCCCGTACCACCAGGTCCTCGACCGGGTGCAGGAGCGGTTCCTGGGCAAGCGTGCGATCGGCACCACCGGCCGCGGCATCGGCCCGGCCTACTCGGACAAGGTCGCCCGGATGGGCATCCGGGTGCAGGACATCTTCGACGAGTCGATCCTGCGGCAGAAGATCGCCAGCGCCCTGGACGTGAAGAACCAGATGCTGGTGAAGATGTACAACCGCAAGGCCATCGACGTGGAGGAGATCGTCGAGTACTTCCTGGGTTACCGCGAGCGCCTCGCGCCCATGGTCGTCGATGCCGAGTCCATGCTCAACCAGGGTCTCGATGACGGCAAACACGTCCTCATGGAGGGCGGCCAGGCCACCATGCTCGACGTCGACCACGGCACCTACCCGTTTGTCACCTCATCCAACCCCACCGCCGGAGGCGCCTGCGTCGGTTCGGGCGTGGGCCCGACGCGGATCACGTCGAGCCTGGGCATCGTTAAGGCGTACACCACGCGCGTCGGCGCGGGCCCGTTCCCCACCGAGCTCTTTGACAAGTGGGGCGAGTACCTCCAAGAAGTGGGCGGCGAGGTCGGTGTGAACACCGGCCGCAAGCGCCGCTGCGGCTGGTACGACTCGGTCATCGCCCGTTACGCCTCCCGGGTCAACGGGTTCACCGACCTGTTCCTCACCAAACTCGACGTGCTCACGGGCATCGGGGAGATCCCCATCTGCGTCGCCTACGACGTCGACGGAACGCGCCACGACGAGATGCCGCCGACCCAGTCGGACTTCCACCACGCCACCCCCATCTTCGAGACCATGCCCGCCTGGGACGAGGACATCACCGGCTGCACCACCTTCGAGGAGCTGCCGGAGAAAGCCCAGGCCTACGTGCTGCGCCTGGAGGAGCTGTCCGGTTGCCGCATCTCCTACATCGGTGTCGGACCGGGCCGCGACCAGACGATCATCCGCCACGACGTACTGGAAAACGCCTGA
- a CDS encoding septum formation family protein, which produces MKRSLAFTARPLLAPAAALTAAATLSACTSLPFGGGNESESSTTVTATETATSASSSASSTASSSSSSSSASSSSSSSAAAAEGRNISIYDVEVGNCIAEETVATEGQLLAEDEVKVVDCGAPHREEVYHVTDMTETEIPLDSDSAGWEDIGIDYCTDPFETYTGTDILHSDYSYSFWHPSEGSWKQGDKEIVCLISHEEDHSGSVKS; this is translated from the coding sequence ATGAAGCGCTCCCTCGCTTTCACCGCCCGCCCGCTGCTCGCCCCCGCCGCAGCCCTGACCGCGGCCGCGACGCTCTCGGCCTGCACCAGCCTCCCCTTCGGCGGGGGAAACGAATCCGAGTCCTCCACGACGGTCACCGCCACCGAGACGGCCACCTCGGCATCCTCGAGCGCATCGAGCACCGCGTCCTCCAGCTCGTCTTCGTCGAGCGCTTCGAGCTCGTCGTCTTCCAGCGCCGCCGCCGCAGAGGGCCGCAATATCTCCATCTACGACGTGGAGGTGGGCAACTGCATCGCAGAAGAGACTGTCGCCACCGAGGGCCAGCTCCTCGCCGAAGATGAGGTCAAGGTCGTGGACTGCGGTGCACCACACCGCGAGGAGGTCTACCACGTGACCGACATGACCGAGACCGAGATTCCCCTGGACTCCGACTCCGCCGGCTGGGAGGACATCGGGATCGACTACTGCACCGACCCCTTCGAGACCTACACGGGCACGGACATCCTTCACTCCGACTACTCCTACTCCTTCTGGCACCCGAGCGAGGGTTCCTGGAAGCAGGGCGACAAGGAGATCGTCTGCCTGATCTCCCACGAAGAGGATCATTCGGGCAGCGTGAAGTCCTAG
- a CDS encoding Rib/alpha-like domain-containing protein: MNARPRIRPRLRIALAALTSATLALATAAVVPQNPLAPAAQAQTRGVFSDTEKIERGNATVAALFNGSPAPAPAPADTQIWKAVTGENNGLNVQPSTSGACAVTMLGQTTSNTFSSTPLGSADLTRNYLVTEARSGIYLSNLAPDAGFQITRPTKTGETADRTNGEIEVQAGSVGNLSLALDGWIDTRNSVPAYGHVQNIRLRLSTPETITNFRMLIRADDRATLREDTTSMMNWNGWWAPGYTQAPSSGFQISYPEINGVKYIQIAAASIPANTWATAQFQADVRTAEITTDARFNSYSAATASFPYHCSAPKPSFTPGAPHRNEASVAVRKTNLDPMPAGTTYGLPDGYTPETGWVIAVNPAIGDVTAKPPVNALPGTHIDVPVQAIFNNAVLSTGDADFTVRAEDAPDNVKFFPTYGHTDAPREEDTPVASPANRSGGDFPAGTTFAVERDSPKWLKSINSADGSAVVNPGHLVLAGDYTVQVRVTFPDTTTEIVPMTVTVPPFPQREVFQPAYSPVSVVQGGTISAPAPKDAPEGTTYGRGAGVFDDLILETDGSGKLTANMDPGDYEIPVRVRYPDGSLETIYITVTVTEEPGLSSNDQCLAAGLPLLLLIPVGLATELNISGLSPIIDEIERQAAQVNAQLQQQAGIYNPEVARFVEQYNDEIRAAALVAAGLLVVSYLAASCSPDGSSTSSTSSDLSSTSSDDGLSSLSSLSSE; the protein is encoded by the coding sequence ATGAACGCAAGACCCAGAATCCGACCTCGCCTGAGAATCGCGCTGGCCGCGCTGACCTCAGCAACACTCGCCCTCGCCACCGCCGCGGTTGTTCCGCAGAACCCCCTCGCCCCCGCTGCTCAGGCACAGACCCGTGGCGTGTTCAGCGACACCGAGAAAATCGAACGGGGCAACGCCACCGTGGCCGCGCTTTTCAACGGGAGCCCTGCCCCAGCCCCGGCTCCCGCCGACACGCAGATCTGGAAAGCGGTCACCGGCGAGAACAATGGTCTCAACGTCCAGCCTTCGACGTCGGGTGCCTGCGCCGTGACGATGCTCGGACAGACCACGTCCAACACATTCTCAAGCACCCCACTGGGCTCCGCCGACCTGACGAGGAACTACCTAGTCACCGAGGCCCGCTCAGGGATTTACCTCAGCAACTTGGCCCCGGACGCCGGATTCCAGATTACCCGCCCCACCAAGACCGGTGAGACAGCCGATCGCACCAACGGAGAGATCGAGGTTCAGGCCGGCTCTGTCGGCAACCTGAGCCTCGCGCTTGACGGCTGGATCGACACCCGAAACTCGGTTCCCGCATATGGCCATGTCCAGAACATCAGACTGCGGCTATCGACACCCGAGACCATCACCAACTTCCGCATGCTCATTCGCGCAGACGATCGGGCGACACTCCGCGAGGACACGACGTCCATGATGAACTGGAACGGCTGGTGGGCACCCGGTTACACGCAGGCCCCCTCGAGTGGTTTCCAGATAAGTTATCCCGAAATAAACGGGGTGAAATATATCCAGATAGCCGCAGCGAGCATTCCTGCCAACACATGGGCGACCGCTCAGTTCCAGGCTGACGTCCGCACCGCGGAGATCACCACCGACGCCCGATTCAACTCCTACAGTGCCGCCACGGCGAGCTTCCCGTACCACTGTTCCGCACCGAAGCCCTCGTTCACGCCCGGCGCACCCCATCGCAACGAAGCTTCGGTGGCAGTACGCAAAACTAACCTCGATCCGATGCCGGCCGGTACTACCTACGGGCTGCCCGACGGCTATACCCCGGAAACTGGGTGGGTGATCGCTGTCAACCCGGCTATCGGCGACGTCACGGCCAAGCCACCGGTTAACGCGTTGCCCGGGACCCATATCGATGTGCCCGTCCAGGCAATCTTCAACAACGCAGTGCTCAGCACCGGCGACGCCGATTTCACCGTCCGCGCAGAGGATGCGCCGGACAACGTCAAATTTTTCCCGACCTACGGCCATACGGATGCGCCCCGCGAAGAGGACACGCCGGTAGCTTCCCCAGCAAACCGCAGTGGAGGAGATTTCCCTGCCGGCACCACTTTCGCCGTGGAGCGTGACAGTCCGAAGTGGTTGAAATCGATCAACTCCGCCGACGGCAGCGCGGTGGTCAACCCGGGACACCTCGTCCTCGCAGGCGACTACACCGTCCAGGTTCGGGTGACATTCCCCGACACCACGACCGAAATCGTCCCCATGACCGTCACGGTCCCGCCCTTCCCGCAGCGGGAAGTCTTCCAGCCGGCCTATTCTCCGGTCTCCGTGGTTCAGGGAGGCACCATCAGCGCGCCCGCTCCTAAGGATGCGCCAGAGGGGACTACGTACGGACGCGGCGCAGGGGTCTTCGACGACCTGATCCTCGAAACCGACGGCAGCGGCAAGCTGACCGCCAACATGGATCCGGGCGACTACGAGATCCCGGTGCGAGTCCGCTACCCGGACGGCTCTCTCGAGACCATCTACATCACGGTGACGGTTACCGAAGAGCCCGGGTTGTCCTCCAACGACCAGTGCCTCGCCGCCGGCCTGCCACTCCTCCTGCTTATCCCGGTCGGCCTGGCCACCGAGCTGAACATCTCTGGACTGAGCCCGATCATCGACGAGATCGAGCGCCAGGCGGCACAGGTCAACGCCCAGCTCCAGCAGCAGGCGGGGATCTACAACCCGGAGGTCGCTCGGTTCGTCGAGCAGTACAACGATGAGATCCGCGCGGCCGCCCTCGTCGCCGCCGGGCTCCTGGTGGTGTCCTACCTCGCCGCGAGCTGTTCGCCCGACGGTTCCAGCACCTCCAGCACCTCGAGTGATCTGAGTTCGACCAGCTCCGACGACGGCCTGAGTTCGCTCAGCTCCCTCAGTTCGGAATAG
- a CDS encoding DUF2382 domain-containing protein: MANNREIRELLDATAYDVDGDKLGNVNEVYINDTSGQPDFVEINHGLFGMGSSLVPLRGHSLNGEELRLAFAKDRIKDAPNVDSDAHLSNEDQADLYRHYGLDNTSNVTEYTRDERRDAGVAGAGVAGAGVAGHEANRTAEFERREDEVVADRDLDRDRTAGLDNDNEIIRSEERLNVDKERVNAGDVRLHKYVVHDTETVEVPVEREEVRVERQPITDADRANYAGGTIGEDEASVTLHEERVVVSKETVPVEKIGLEKEVVRDTETVTEDVAKERIETEGTDFVERVDGTRNPLDRDNDGNVDRDDLRR, encoded by the coding sequence ATGGCTAACAACCGCGAAATCCGTGAACTCCTCGACGCCACCGCATACGACGTCGACGGCGACAAGCTCGGCAACGTCAACGAGGTTTACATCAACGACACCTCCGGCCAGCCGGACTTCGTCGAGATCAACCACGGCCTGTTCGGCATGGGCTCCTCCCTGGTTCCCCTGCGCGGCCACTCCCTGAACGGCGAAGAGCTGCGTCTCGCCTTCGCGAAGGACCGCATCAAAGATGCCCCGAACGTCGACTCCGACGCTCACCTCTCCAACGAGGATCAGGCCGATCTCTACCGCCACTACGGCCTGGACAACACCTCCAACGTCACCGAGTACACCCGCGACGAGCGCCGTGACGCCGGCGTTGCTGGCGCTGGCGTAGCCGGTGCAGGTGTCGCTGGCCACGAGGCCAACCGCACCGCTGAGTTCGAGCGGCGCGAGGACGAGGTCGTCGCCGACCGCGATCTAGACCGCGACCGCACCGCTGGTCTCGACAACGACAACGAGATCATCCGCTCCGAGGAGCGCCTCAACGTCGACAAGGAGCGCGTCAACGCTGGCGATGTCCGCCTGCACAAGTACGTCGTCCACGACACCGAGACCGTCGAGGTTCCGGTCGAGCGCGAAGAGGTTCGCGTCGAGCGCCAGCCCATCACCGACGCTGACCGCGCAAACTACGCCGGTGGCACCATCGGTGAGGACGAGGCTTCCGTGACCCTCCACGAGGAGCGCGTCGTCGTCTCCAAGGAGACCGTCCCAGTCGAGAAGATCGGCCTGGAGAAGGAGGTCGTCCGCGACACCGAGACCGTCACCGAGGATGTCGCCAAGGAGCGCATCGAGACCGAAGGCACCGACTTCGTCGAGCGTGTTGACGGCACCCGCAACCCCCTCGATCGCGACAACGACGGCAACGTCGACCGCGACGACCTGCGCCGCTAA
- a CDS encoding FUSC family protein, producing MPKQRMKTRERLEIIEHSLQARLKRLLKRILPIIQISTASGIAYWAAQDFLGHQAPFFAPITVIIVVGLSSGERVKRAFEMSLGCILGVLVGDLLFLGLGTEPWHIAVMVAVAMAVAALFSKSPLVSNQVAIGTVLVATIMPPGAEVTGIDRTLDALVGSTIGLLVVALIPTSALSTVRQEVSNVLSLAASVLSDVSDGLRDGDADVIFDALTDVRSSQSTIDAMQSAAQSGRESSQISPLMWSSRRRLRSIDRILKPVDNCVRNVRVLARRAHVLVADRESASEAQIEIIEELSDITLDLSLLYEAKSAVEEASEIPGLVHRLRVLGARADMSVVRKEGAVLSEYAILAQSRSIIGELLQICGMSGESAVAVLAPTSKTPAVPPEVWDERTRERERQKPPAEAGG from the coding sequence ATGCCGAAGCAGAGGATGAAAACCAGGGAGCGGCTCGAGATCATCGAGCATTCCCTCCAGGCACGCTTGAAACGACTGCTCAAACGAATCCTGCCCATTATCCAGATCTCCACCGCCTCCGGAATCGCCTACTGGGCGGCACAGGATTTCCTGGGCCACCAGGCACCGTTCTTTGCGCCGATCACGGTCATCATCGTGGTCGGCCTCTCCAGTGGAGAGCGGGTGAAGCGAGCCTTCGAGATGTCGCTGGGCTGCATCCTCGGCGTGCTCGTGGGCGACCTGCTGTTTCTGGGCCTGGGCACGGAGCCGTGGCACATCGCCGTCATGGTCGCGGTGGCCATGGCGGTGGCGGCGTTGTTCTCCAAATCCCCGCTGGTGTCCAACCAGGTCGCCATCGGCACGGTGCTCGTGGCCACGATCATGCCGCCGGGCGCGGAGGTGACGGGCATCGACCGGACACTGGACGCGCTGGTCGGATCGACGATCGGCCTACTGGTCGTGGCGCTGATCCCCACCTCCGCGCTGTCGACGGTCCGTCAGGAGGTGTCCAACGTCCTCTCGCTGGCGGCGTCGGTGCTCAGCGACGTCTCCGACGGGCTTCGCGACGGCGACGCGGACGTCATCTTCGACGCGCTCACCGACGTCCGGAGTTCGCAGTCCACGATCGACGCTATGCAGTCCGCGGCCCAGTCCGGCAGGGAGTCGAGCCAGATCTCACCGTTGATGTGGTCGTCGAGACGCAGGCTCCGTTCGATTGACCGGATCCTTAAACCAGTGGACAACTGCGTGCGGAACGTGCGGGTGCTGGCGCGGCGGGCACACGTGCTGGTGGCGGACCGGGAGTCGGCGTCAGAGGCGCAGATCGAGATCATCGAGGAACTCAGTGACATCACCCTTGACCTCAGCCTGCTCTATGAGGCCAAGTCGGCGGTCGAGGAGGCGTCGGAAATTCCCGGGCTCGTGCACCGGCTCCGGGTCCTCGGCGCCCGCGCGGACATGTCCGTGGTGAGGAAGGAGGGGGCGGTGCTCTCCGAGTACGCCATCCTTGCGCAGTCCCGGTCGATCATCGGCGAGCTGCTGCAGATCTGCGGCATGTCGGGCGAGTCCGCGGTCGCGGTACTCGCTCCGACGTCGAAGACGCCGGCGGTTCCGCCGGAGGTGTGGGACGAACGTACTCGGGAACGGGAGCGGCAAAAGCCCCCGGCCGAAGCCGGGGGCTGA
- a CDS encoding urea transporter, whose product MNLLTARIRGLSQIFFISSPWTGLLILPAVGYASPQAAFLFLLGSVVQTVTAHFMGLRDDAAEGIQGYNGALVGAAAMAHVGFSGEAVLLTVLGALACVPLHQLLSTLFRSRPLAHFDLPALTAPFCLIATGIFTLLPTTGGIPLVISSDPLTAVGLGITNSFAEVDLEDGWIAGVIIFVGLLVGSRVIASLGLAGAVIGILAGLTVLGPEQVSTGMLSYSSLLAAAGTGAVFLADRPLAWRLAAACGAGLFTVPFVLVLGWAGSPVLTWPFVFATWIVVVVDRLVEKKKGDTVNLVSPSGANA is encoded by the coding sequence ATGAACCTGCTAACCGCCCGAATCCGCGGCCTCTCGCAGATCTTTTTCATCTCCAGCCCCTGGACAGGACTCTTGATCCTGCCCGCAGTCGGGTACGCCTCTCCGCAGGCCGCCTTCCTCTTCCTGCTCGGCTCCGTCGTACAGACGGTCACCGCCCACTTCATGGGGCTTCGCGACGACGCCGCCGAGGGAATCCAGGGCTATAACGGTGCCCTCGTCGGCGCCGCCGCCATGGCCCACGTGGGCTTTTCCGGGGAGGCGGTGCTGCTGACGGTCCTCGGCGCCCTCGCCTGTGTCCCGCTCCACCAGCTGCTGTCCACGCTCTTTCGCAGCCGGCCCCTCGCTCACTTCGACCTTCCGGCGCTCACCGCCCCGTTCTGCCTCATCGCCACGGGCATTTTCACCCTCCTCCCCACGACAGGCGGGATTCCCCTGGTGATCAGCTCGGACCCCCTCACCGCGGTGGGCCTGGGCATCACCAACAGCTTCGCGGAGGTGGATCTGGAAGACGGTTGGATCGCCGGCGTGATCATCTTCGTGGGCCTGCTCGTGGGCAGCCGTGTCATTGCTTCCCTCGGGCTGGCGGGCGCAGTCATCGGCATTCTGGCCGGTCTGACTGTTCTGGGTCCGGAGCAGGTGTCCACCGGCATGCTCAGCTACTCGTCCCTGCTGGCTGCGGCCGGCACCGGCGCGGTGTTCTTAGCTGACCGCCCGCTGGCATGGAGGCTCGCCGCAGCATGCGGAGCGGGCCTGTTCACCGTCCCGTTTGTCCTCGTCCTGGGTTGGGCCGGCTCGCCGGTGCTGACGTGGCCTTTTGTCTTCGCCACCTGGATCGTCGTGGTTGTCGACCGGCTGGTGGAAAAGAAGAAGGGCGACACCGTCAATCTGGTGTCGCCCTCCGGCGCGAACGCGTAG